The Chrysemys picta bellii isolate R12L10 chromosome 3, ASM1138683v2, whole genome shotgun sequence DNA window TCTCTACGGACTGGCAGGATTGGCTGGGCAAGTGCTTATTATGCTAATCTGCCTTCAGTTTGGCTCCGCTTCATGGGAAAGATACCCCTGAGCTGTGACAGCCTTCAACTCTGCCAGCATGTGCTGCAGAGGCAGTGTCTCTGCGGAAAAAAAAGGGGGTTGAGGTTTACACTGAATTCCATTGCCACCAGCCACCCCTCCTCGCAAGGAATACGTCGAAAAGGAACTGTTTGTCCTTGGAGATGCCATTGGGGCACAATGCAACAAGAAGAGAGATGCAGGGAAATAGGTTAACCCTCCTACTGCTGGTCTGCATTGAAAATGCTGTGCTGGCATTTTCTCCACATACAAGTGATGATAAAAAGGGGTATTAAGCTGCACGCATCACATTCAGCAACCCAGAAGGTGCCATGCACTGGAAATGGTACATTCAGTAGCAGAACCGGAGCATTCTATCTGGATGTCCCTGATACATACAACAGGGACACTCCATGTGGACATATCCTGTACAGTCAGCAGGCCATCAGGGGCACCTCACCTGGGTGTACCCAATGCATTCAGTATCATGCCGCCCAGATACACAGAGCAATATAGCAGTGGTGCCCTCAGTACATTCACTGCTGGTGTCAATGGGGCtgcatccattgacttcagagaagCTGCACCCATTTACAGCAACAGAGAACATAGCTCAGCATTTTACGTGTGAGATATAGGTCATCTATAAATGTAACAAGTGGTCTATTCAGTGTGCTATGTGGCACAATACTTTATTGCACATCGTTTCTTGTTCACAACCTCATGAAAACTGGCCACTGTAATCATGCCCTTTGCCTATCACTGCATATATTTTAAAGAGATCAACCATCCACTCTCTATCACACCCTACAGATATATGGGAATGTGTTCCTTTTGGGGCTGGGGAGTAGAGCAAAGGATTAAATTGAAAATGAGACCACTTTGACTAAAATAACTTTATTGTATAGCTAAATAAAGACTATGCTGCGAAGGGCGTTGGCGAGGCATGCTGCTGGGCCATGATCTCACTAGTCTGCTGTGATTGTGGCTAGGGGTGTGGGGAGTAGTATTCCACACCGACAGCAAGATACTGACTGATTAATGAGGGGAGTCCCCTCTGTGTTGGGAACTCAAGGCAGTCGACATCAGTTTCCGGGCCCGATCCTGTGAACACCACCTGTCTTCAGCTCCCACTGCAGGATCGGGCCTTCTATCTGCGGCATGGAGGATGAATGACCTAATCTGCCCCACTAATGATTTATAGCAGCAAAATACCACAGCCCATCTTCAAGTAATTAGCAAATGCAGGTGGCTTTGATATAAATCTCTAAATCAAGGCACAGGCACAGCTGTAACTCTCTTGGGGACACCGTCACCCCTTAAAACAAGAGTCCCGGGGAACTAATGTCACTCATTAAAGATGGACTTCCACTCGCTGGTATTGCCCGGATTTGCATTTTTTCGCTGAACAGCATGAAAGATGGTTCCCGCCCCACTGCACACAATTCTATAGAAGCTTCAGCACTGGGATCGCCTTTAACCCTCTCACTCCCAAATAAAAAAAGGATGCCTTCTCATCAGTATGCTGCCTGTCTTTATCCTCTGAGCAAGAACACGGCGTCCCTGACTCTAATTGAGTAGACTGCAGCACTGACTCAACACCACTGCAGTCAGAGTATTGTGAGCCACAGGATTTCTGATCATGACTGGAGCAGAAAGGAAACCTGACATCTCAACCCCGTTGCTGGTTTTTATAGGGCTGGTAGAATACAGTTCCATAGTTACAGTATTTGCAAATCCCAATGGACAGGTCATTCTTTTTCACCGGCATAATTTACATAGGATAATGTTAATATACTGGGAATTTAGATACACTGATTTCAGCTGGCAGTTGAAAAATTGCTTCAATTAAACTTAACCCTTCACATGCACAACAATAAAAAAGAAGGAGTTGCTTTTAAAAGTGCCGTGCCCGCAATCGATTAGAAAAACACTGAAAATCTTCTCATAAAATATTGGATTTTCAAATGGGGCCTATGGGAGGTAGGTAccaaaatctcattgaaattctaggggaggtaggtgcctaactcccttaggtgcctttgaaaatccaaccccCCCAAAATAGTCAAGGAAAAACATTTACCACATTTTTTGTCTGTAACTTTTTGCCGTAGGAAGGTAGGGGCTTTAGTGCCTGAGGTATAGGTAGTTCCTGGATGCTTTTAGGAAAGTGGGAAGGTGGGAGAGACTGGAGAATAGTTTGCATAGCTTGCAGGTATAAAGAAGCAGGTGTGTTCCCCACCAGGGTGTTGAATTTGTCTTCCCCTAGCAAAGCTGTCCAGTGGTCTGGATGATCCTGCAGAACTCTCCGCATCTTAAACTGTGGGCTAGGCATGAAGAGCAAGAGGTAATCGAGGCAGAGCTTTTTTGATGCCACATTGACTTTGGAGTCCCACATCTGCTCCAGGATGACATCCAACGGGGTGAGCCCTTTACTGTCCTCGATCCTGGGAGAAGCCCCGTTCCCTAGGAGGATGAGGACGGTCTCTGACCTCAGCAGTTCGCAGGCAAGGTGCAGCGGGGTCTTGCCATCTTCCAGATGAAAGCAGCCGGTCCTGTTGATGTAGGAGTTTAGGCTGGGTAGCTTGTGTGCAATCTTGATGATCAGCCCCAAAATGTCCCTCCTGTCGTATGTGACTGCCATGGCCAAATGAGGGGCAGAGGACGGGCAATAGCAGAAATGCTCTCCAGGCACCTTGAGAGCCTCCTCTGGAAAATGAGACAGCAGATATTGGGCATAAGGCAGGTGATTATGCACCACTGCATAGAGAAGGGCTTCCGAAGGTGAATACGTTCTCAGGCTGGCATTTTCCTCCCAGTAAAAATATTCCATAGTTCTCATATCTTCCAGCATCCATACCGGTTTGTGGTCTCTCACAGCCTGGTAGAACATATAGGATAAGAACTTACAATGCCTGCTCTGCTCATCCTGCAGGCTGGCCTGGTTACTGGCCATGTCTCAGCAAATAAACAAGACCTGCACGCAAGCTCGCTCCAGAATGTAAGATTCACTCACTTTGAATGCAGATCCCGATGCTGCTGCAACCTTCAGCCTGTCATTGCAGCCCGACTGCACTAGCTGGAGTGCCTCGGCTTGAACATCTCCACCCATtcattgttttttcccctcattgCAGTGGTTTTGTTTAGGTAAGCACAATCCCACAGGCTCAGTTAACCCATGCCATGCAATAGATGGTTAGTCAGTGCACCCTGCTTCGTGCACGGCACAGGTTACTGGAACACTGTCAGACTAGCAGTGATTTAATAGAAGCAGAGCTAGATAGGAGAGACTAAAATTAGCTTTAGAGGTGAGGCAATTTTCTGTCTGTGTTTGATGCCTACCCAGATCAGCTGGTATAGTGCAGTAAGCACAATATGCATTTATTCATTTGTCTTTGTCCCTCGTACTTGTACAATTCATTATATAATAAATGTATATTGATACTATATAATCAATATTGAGGACCATATATAATTTTTATATACTGGATTGCTAGCTATATGGTTATAAAGTGACTTCTATTTACTAAATACTGTTATGGCTGGCCCATTAGGGAACACTGATAATGGTTTGTCTATTAGAAGTCATTGATGCATAAGCCCATAGGCTGAAACCCCACATAGAACAAGTTGAAGACACTGTGCAGTAACCCCATCCAGAGTCATGAAGGATATTGGATAGTTAAAGCACTTCCCTTTGTCTGGCAGTTAAAGCTCTGAGGTTCCTTTGTGTTGCAAAGCAGCTGCATAAAGAAACAATTAATGTCCAAGCCACCTTTCTGTCTAGACCACCTAGTCTGAGAGGGATCCTTGCACTAGGGGTTTCCCAGGTGTCTAGCTCAGGGACTGTCCAAGCAGGGGAGTTTTGGGCTGTGTGAGACTTGTGTGAGGACCTGGGAAGAGACAGAGGCCCAAGGCAGATGCTTCTGGGACAAGGCAGAGGTACCTGACCAGAGGTTTCTGCAAGAGGGCGTGCCCTGTGTGCTGTTTGTTACCACCTGTGTTCAATGAAACAGGATTTGCACacattgtaaataaacaaattatACTGAGAAAATACCTGGCTCTGCTTCACTGATTTCTGCTTCAAACAGGACCTGAACGGCAAGGTTCTGAATTCTGTTATAACTTGGCAAAGGGGCAACAAGCTACACTGTGTCCATATTGAGAGATTCAACACACaacattcagatctggattttgaaTAGCCCAAAGTTGCAAGGTGTTCAGGCCAGGGGTTTGGATCATCATAGGATAAAATTAGGTCCATTTGCAAAGTTTGGGTCTGGATCTGGGTACAGGATGCAACCTCCCAGCCCACAAAGTTCAGGGACATTTAAATCCTGGGGTTTGATTCAAGCTCATCTCCTGTACAGTGTATACATTTAATATGTAGGGTCAGGTTTACACATTTTGAGTGAGCAATTGCATGCCCAGTTTGTGTTCACAATTAATGTGACTGTGCATGTAAATACAGCTAATTAGATATTTGCATGCACAATTATCCAGTTtatatgtgtaacccacacaccttctgggcctggtgttctgtcccatctattggcaccaagaccacttagagagagagataaaatgagtctgctctatagccttagctaacagccagttggcttttagctcatatgGTAGAGGCTCTTGCTTtcagctccagaggccccaggttcaaccggggtctgtcggcattaAATATGCAGTCATAATAACGTCAGTGTGCTCTAAATCTGGACTTAGGTGCATGATGGAGCAAACATATTTTGTGTGTCCAGTTGTTCACCCAAAcagtctgaaaaatcaggccattagcATACAGGCCCCGTGTAATAAACTGGTCTGATTAAAAGTTAAAGTATTAATACATTACATGTtgatagcatctttcatccaatgatgaaggattggtcctgctttgagcagggagttggactagatgacctcccaaggtcccttccacccctgatattctatgattctatgatctcaaaAGACTTTGCAATCATTAATTCATTATGTCTACAACACTCCAGTGAGATAGGTAAGTATtgctagccccattttacagaggaggaaacagaggcacgtgCACAGATGTTTTATGACTTACCCAGGTTTACACAGTAAGGCAGAGGCAGAACTGGGAGTAGAGCCATGAACTCCTGAGTCTTTGCTCCatgctctgaccactggacaACCCTCTCTTTCTTAAACTGATGGCAGAAGTTTGGAGCTAAAGACAAAGTACAACATTTGTAGTCTCTTCTATTATTGTGGGTAATTATAGTGTGTTCACTGGGTGAAAAACATCTGAACAAAAACAGTTCTGCAAACAATATTGTCCCTTCCCATATAAAATACCAGGAGAAGGAATAATTAGTCTCTAAACTCCATGGTTTATGAAGAGACAATGTTGTGCCATTAGGGTGAGGGAAGAGATGCCCAAGGGACAGAGGCATCTCCTGGGAAGGATCACTGGGGAGAAATGGGGCCAAATCTGTAGCAGAGAGATTATATATCAGGCCCGCCTCTGTGCTTCCTTAAGCTGCTCATCTATTCTCCCCGCCATGCTGCTGTCTGCTATAGGCAAGCTCTCTGCGTGCTGCATGCTCTTATCTGATCCAATAGTCTATGCAAGCTAGACCTGGGTGGACTGTTTGGTAATGCATCTGTTTTGAGGTTGCAAACTAAAAAATGTCTGCAAAACAGAAGTAAATCTCTTACACAAAAACATGCAAGGTTTCTCACAACAAATTTGAGTGAAAAAACTTTGGCTCCTATCTATGAGTGcaaaccaaacaaaccacaaGATTCAAGAGAGGTAGCGGGGGTGAGGTGGGTTCTTTTTTGCCTTTTGAGCAGAGATTGGTTGGTCAAGCAAGTCGTGTCACACGGTGTTGGTTCTGGTTTCCTGATTGCCAAGCTGTATTCCACAGGGTTAGCAGAAGGCCAGGCCATTCTGACTCAATTTCACAGAGGGCATAGCAGCAGAAAGAAGCAATTTTATGCAACTCTGTATGTTGAAGGGGACAGGGGAACATTTTTTATCCTCACCTCCTAAAAACCAGCTAAGATTTCAGATAGAACATGGCAACCATGCTTGAGAACTCCAGATAGGAGAATGGTCTTCCAATTAAAGCTGATAGACATCGAGATATGTGGATACTGCAGTGTACAGGAATTGGCAGAATCCTTTTAAACTGTCTTGTCTGTTTTAGAAACCAGCCAGAGGCCTTGCATGTTGTATATAATTAGtatacattagggttaccatacgtccggattttcccagacatgtccggccttttgggcctcaaatccctatccgggggggaaatcccaaaaagccgaacatgtccgggaaaatagggaggggccggcgctgctgggtgctgggccggggccggcggtgctgggcagggagtgcttggccgggggctggcccaggggtgtggggccgggctgggcccagcggtgcggggccgggggctggcccggggccggcaccccaggagctgagccaggctggagacgctggggccggggccggccgccggagggagccgctcggtggggggggccagactgggccatgcctcccctcctcccccccagcttacctgcttcaggcttcccgcgaatcaaatgttcgcgggaagcaggggaaggggtggagttggggcgggggcatgggcggggctgggggcagggccggggccccgtggagtgtcctctttttggacactcaaaatatggtaaccctatatacaTGGTTGTACGGACCCCACCATGCACTGTGGTTTCTTCATGCTATTATTGTTGGGTAAAGGCCAAAAGACACAGCAGGTGAAGATTCCCTAATCCAGGAATGCAGTGGTACAGAGAGTGACAGaaaaggcaagtgaaaatgaaagAATAACTGCAGTCCATAGGCACTGGGACCGTGAGTAACCTACTCACTTGGCCAGGAGTGTTGCTCACATGTATATTGATTCACAGGGTCAACAGGAATAAACTGCTTCCTGCCATTACGGTGTTTCTGActggttgtgtttttgtttagtcTCTTCAGCTGAGACAGTTGCATGATGTAGACATGCCTACTCTCAGGAATTAATCGTGAGAGCTGTGCTTTCTAAGTAAAAATTAAGCCTGACTCATGACCTCGCGATAGAACTCTCAACTGTCAGGAACTTTTAGCCACAAAAAGGAACTTATGTAGGTCGCTAGTTCTTGCATGCCTATGTATAGTTACCAAACAGGGTTATGCAGAACTCAGCTGCGCCTCTGTGGTTTCTTGATAGTATCGTtattgtgtaaagagcaaaaggtAAAGCAACTGGGGATGAGGAGGCAGCCCCTAGGACTGTGGGTCAACTGCTTATTTAAATAAAGTAGTGGGGGTGGGGTAAAAATGTCTGGCTGTTTGGGGGAGATGGACTTGTCTGATACCTCTGTAGAAGAGTAGACTATACTGAGagactagaacaatataaaatggcTAATAGTACAACTGATGAGAAAAAGTAGTGCTTTCACTGAGTGTAACCTGCAAGGTAGCCTAACAGCATCTCTGAAACCAGCAGAGTGCGCTGAAATTGTGGAAGTTACACAAAGTCACCTATCCTCAAAGCCACTGGTGATTACAGAGCATTTCTGCTCTTCTCAACAAAAATCAAACAGCAAATGAAACCATTTCTGAATAGGTGGCTAAATTAAGGAAGTTAACAGAACATTGCCAGTTTGGAGAGCATTTAAATGATATATGAAGGGACTAGTTAATGTGTGGTTTGCAAAATAAAGCAACCCAAAAACAgatagagtatgtctacactacaaatgctacAGTGACATAGCTACAGTGCTACCTAccagtgtagatgcttcctacaacaacagaagggttttttccatcaaTATAGTTAATCTACCTCTCCaaaaggtggtagctaggttgattgaAGAATTTTTCTATTGATTTAGCAGGGgcttaggtcgacctaactacattgcacaGGGACAATTTTTTTCACAGTCCTGAGTGATGTATCTAGgtcgatctaatttttaagtgtaaaccTGGCCTAAGGCTGAATTGATCCTAAATCATGCACTAGAAGTTGCATCAATGGAGACAGCTACTAATAACGTCAGGGAATTGCAACGTTGTGCAATCTGTGCAACACACAAACTGAGGGTCATACAGAAAGCACTACCAGGAGAGTACTCAAAGACTTTCATTGTGGGAAACAGTCTCATAATACAGATGATTGTTGGTTCAAGAACAAGTGCATTATGAACTTCCAGATATTGGGACACATACAAAAAATGTGCACGTCAGTGAAAAAAACACAACCACCACCTTGTAAGGACCATAGCAGAGGATTGTATAGTCTCCTAGActcagactctaaggtcagaagggaccattatgatcatctagtctgacctcccgcatgatgcgggccacgaAACCTGACCCACCTACTCCTGGAAGAATtatctcccttgacttagctgtagaactcccaaatcattatttaaagacttctagtcgctcagaatcctccagcaaacgacccctgccccatgctgcggaggaaggcgaaaaacctccagggcctctgccaatctaccctggaggaaaattccttcccgaccccaaatatggcgatcagctgaaccccgagcatgcggatGTCAGCTTGCAGATGACAACATCGAGTCCACTGAGAACGTTGTAGCAACTCTACAGCTGTTTGGTTTAGACAACAATGCTATTTGGATTTCTTCACAAGCGGAAGGAATGAGCTTGATACAGGGTCTGCTGTTTCTGTGATTTCATAGCAGCATTATCAGATACTGTGTAAAAAGGTGAAGTTACAGAAAACCTCTGTCTTAGTAAAAACATACACAGTACAGGGAAATTCTTGCTATCTTGGTTGTTATTACAGGAACTGACCAGCATATACTAAAACTCTATGTTGCGTCCTGGACTGAGAGATTCAGCTGGCAAAGCATAAAATGGCTGTAAGTTTAAAAAAGGAATATATATGATCCCTGACCCAATACCAAAAAAAAACATCTGAACTGAACAAAGTTCCCTGAGTCCTAGTcaagtgctctatccactagactgTCTTTCTGTCCTAAGGACTAATCAGTataaaatgcaggacaaatccctatgtgtgtgtatataacaaTAGCATAGTCATATGTACATGTTTATAGTATCTGTACCTCACTCTATTCCTCCCTGGGTATACTTCCACAGAGGGCAGCCCAGGTCTGGTCATGAAATCATGAATTTTTGAAGGGTAGTAAATCTGGGACACATTGTGCAATGTGGAGGTCCATAAATTTCACCAGCCATAGTAAGGGTTTACAACTGGCGGAGTTAACGTTGAAACTCTCAGTGTGAAATTTTGCTGCATGCAGTGTCATCAGTGATGGTGGATTTCCATGAGAGCATGCCACATGGAGCCACTACTCCTCAATTCTACTGTCCTCTGCCAGGCTGGGCCCCTAGTTTCCATGTCTGCATGCATGTGTCATTAGCACAACAGAGTTGCCAGCAGCTATATCGATATTTCCAAAATTGGCCATGATACTGACTTTTTTGCAGTAAATTATGAATAATAATCTTAAATATGTATTGCACTCTAAAGGATCCCATACAAACATAAGCCCTGATCTCACAAAGGGATCTACATAGGAAGACCTTTACACCTGCACAGAGTCCCACTAACTTCGCAATGATGCAGAATCAGGGTCTTTAACTGATATGCAGAGGGATCACTTTATCCACCAAACCTGTCTGAAATGCAGCAAcctttggggagtgggggagggagaagagcaacCGTCTaatagtcagggccagctccagcttttctgccgccacaagtggcaaaaaaaaaaaaaaaaaagacgggtGGCGGCACTTTAGCGGCAGCTCAACCGCGCCGCTTCTTCTGCGGcagttcggtggcgggtcctccctctcttcctcttcggcggcagctcaaagacgGAAtgtgggacccgccgccgaatttccgctgaagacccggacgtgccactccaataccggacggagtgccgcccctttgaattagCCACTCCAAGTACCtccttgctacgctggtgcctagagctgaccCTGCTAACAGTGAACAACAATGACACCCACAGCTTAAGACAGTAGGTGTAACTTGTAACTGTAGAGGCAATTAAAGGAGCGAGAATGCCATTGCCAAAGTTTGGAATGTGGCCAGGATAGAGGGGGCAATACTCCCACTCTGATTAAAAGGTCATGGTGCCTTTAAAgaccacaagtggtcaggacTGTTGCTTCAGAACTCATCAATAAGCAGAGAAATTGCCCTCCAAAGTGAGCTGCATAGGATTTTTGTTGTTGCCTgtgtccctctcctctccctggctTAGATAAGCAGTGCTCCCACacagctctccctcctccttggtaTGGTCAGACATCCCCCTCCTGTTTCAATCGCCTTTAACCACAGTTCCAGCTGAATTGTGGTGTAGAATGCTGGCCCCCTAGCACTTCTCTCAGGGTGTTTTTCCTTCTGCTTATTCTTCCCTATCAAATCTCAACTTCCCTGTGTTGTACGGAGGTCAGAGAATGAGACTGAGAAAATGACATCATAATAGGCTGACCCCTGAGC harbors:
- the LOC101949385 gene encoding ankyrin repeat domain-containing protein 9-like: MASNQASLQDEQSRHCKFLSYMFYQAVRDHKPVWMLEDMRTMEYFYWEENASLRTYSPSEALLYAVVHNHLPYAQYLLSHFPEEALKVPGEHFCYCPSSAPHLAMAVTYDRRDILGLIIKIAHKLPSLNSYINRTGCFHLEDGKTPLHLACELLRSETVLILLGNGASPRIEDSKGLTPLDVILEQMWDSKVNVASKKLCLDYLLLFMPSPQFKMRRVLQDHPDHWTALLGEDKFNTLVGNTPASLYLQAMQTILQSLPPSHFPKSIQELPIPQALKPLPSYGKKLQTKNVVNVFP